The genomic DNA TGACCCGCGTACACACCTGGATCCGTTCGTGCACGCGGCGCGACGTAGCGATGATTCTTACCGCGGCAGGGGCTTTGTTCATCACGATCGGCCTGTTGGGGATATGAGCGACGGCATGACACCGCCGACGGGCGGTGCTCAGGAGGGAGACGGCAGGATGCCTGGAGTCAACGGAGGACGTCGGCGTCGCGAAGCGGTCCGCGCTCGGCGCCGGTCACGAGATGCCCTCCGCCGGGTGCCGCAAGGCCTGCTGGCCGGATCCTTTGCCGTGGGCCTCGTCGCCGCGGGAACGGTGTTCGGCGCCGGAACCGCCTCCGCCGAGTCCGCGCTGATCTTCGGCGGCGCCCGCGGCCCCGGCATCCCGTGGGACCAGATCACCAACAAGGTGGGCCGCGGTTATTACCCGAACGCGAACCGGCGCATCGTCGAGTACCCCGCCGGGATGGTCTACGGCCGGTTGCCGGACAAGTTGTGGCCCGGCAACGACATCTCGACCGACAGCGTGGGCGACTCGGTGGACATCGGTGCGCGCAACCTGAAGACCGCGCTGCAGGACACCCCCGGCCAGACCGTGGTGGTCGGCAACTCCGAGGGCGCGCTGGTGCTCAGCGAGGCGCTGGCGCGCCTGTCGCAGGATCCCGGTGCGCGTGCCCCGGAAGGCGTGTCCTTCACGCTGTTCGGGCCCCCGCAGTCGGTGACGCCGTTCAGCCATTCGGTGCTGTCGTCGCTGACGCCGGGAACGTACGTGCCGCTGATCGACTACACGGTGCGCGGTCCGGTGGAGAGTCAGTACGACACCACCTTGGTGGTGGGCGAATACGATTTCATCGCCGACTTCCCCGATCGGCCGGACAACTTCCTGGCACTGGCGAATTCGCTTGTCGCGCTGGAGTATCTGCACACCGAGACGTCGTACTCCTCGCGTGAGGACGTGCCACTGCAGAACGTCGTGGTCGCGGTCAACTCCAAGGGAGCGACGCAGACGACGTATTTCCTGCCGACCAAGCTGTTGCCGCTCACCAGGCCGCTGCGCGACAACGGCGTTCCCAACGAGCTCGTCGACCAGCTCGACGGTGTGTTGCGGCCCATGGTGGACGCCGGATACTCGCGTAACGACTATCCGGGTGCCCCGGCGACCGGTATCGATCCCGTGGCCCGGGCCAACGTCGAGAACTGGTTGCGGGAGGCCGGTACCGGCCTGGCGGAACTGCCGCCACAGCCGGCCCTCGCGTCGCAGCCCACGATCAAGCTGAGCCGCACGGACCAGGAGAACGTCGACAAGGCGGTGCAGGGCATCCAGTTGAGCCCCACTGATCAGGCCAACATCGACAAGGCTGTGAAGGATGTCAAACTCAGCCCGACCGATCAGGCCAACATGGACAATGCGGCTCAGCAGGTAAAGAACCTGTTCCCCGGTATCGGCTAGCCGGCTCCGCTCAGCTGCCGGGCTCGGTTTCCCGCTTGGCGGCCACCTTCAGCCGGCCGCGCAGCCCGTCGAGCTGACGTGTGACGAAGTCCGAGGGCCACCAGTTCGCGGTGCCGATCAGCGTGGCGATCGCGGGTACGGTCAAGGTGCGCACCAGGAACGTGTCCAACAGAATCCCTACGCCCACCACGAATCCGGCTTGGACGACCGTGGTGATGCTGGCGAACAACAGCCCGAACATCGAGGCGGCGAAGATGAGCCCGGCCGCGGTGATCACGCCGCCGGTGGATCCGACGGTGCGGATCACTCCCGAGCGCACACCATTGGGCGACTCATCGCGGATTCGAGAGATCAGCAGCAGGTTGTAATCGGCGCCGACAGCCACCAGCACGATGAAGGTCAGTGCGGGCACGCTCCAATGCAACTGTTGGCCAAGGACATACTGGAACATCACGACACCGATGCCCAGGGCCGACAGGTAGGAGATCACCACCGAGGCGATCAGGTAGAGCGGCGCGACAAGCGCACGCAACAGGACTACCAGGATCAGCAGCACGACCGCGATGGTGATCGCGATGATGAGCCGGATGTCGTGGTTGTAGAAGTCGCGGGTGTCGCGCAACATCGCCGGATATCCGGCGATCGACACCGAGGCCCCTTCGAGCGCGGTGTTGGGCAGGGCGCCCCGCGCGGTGTCACCGATCGAGTTGACCAGGTTCATCGCCTCCGTGCCGAAGGGGTTGATATCGGTCTGGATCAGGTACCGCGCGGTATGACCGTCCGGGGATATGAATGTCGCTGCGGCCTTACGGAATTCGTCCTGGGTCAGGATCTGTGCGGGCACGTAGAACCCGGACATCGGTGGGCTGGCGGCGTCGGTCTTCATGTTGAGCAGGAAGGCCGACGCCTCGTCGAGTCCCGATCCCATCCGCTTGGTCTCGGTGACCAGTTGCGAGACTCCGTCGGCGATCTGTTGGCTGGCGTCGGCGAGCGTATCGGCGCCGGTCTGAAGGGTGCTCAGCTGCGATCGTGCCTGGGCCGGGTTGGACAGTCCCATGGATTGCATGGACCTGCTCGCGGTGTCGATGGCGGCGCTGAGATTCTTGACCGTGTCATCGAGGGACTGCATCGGATCTGTCGCGCGCAGATCCCGTGCCAGGGCGGCGATCTGATCGAAGGTTCCGTCGGTGCGGGCGGCAGCCAGTCGGCGCAGTGATCCGCGGGCCTCGAGACACGCCGGGTCGGTGAGACAGACGGGGCTGGTGTCCAGTCCCCGCAGGACCGGATCGATCCACGGCATGCCGTTGGTCAGATCGGCGAAGTTCGTGTCGAGCGAGTCGCCGAGTGCCCGCATGCTGCTGACCAACTTTGACGCGCTGTCGATCTGCTTGAGCGTCGCGTTGCCGCCGACCTGCTTCTGCATGGTCGCCAGGGCGTCGACCAGGCCACGCGCTCCGGCCACGCCGCGGGTGACCTGCGTGCGCACATCGAGCAGGCTGGTGGCCAACGTATCGGCGCCGTCGGTGAGCCGATTGAGATCGCTTGCCCGCCCGTTGATCTGGGTGGAGGCATCGTTCAGCTTGGTGCCGACCTCGCCGGCCTGATAGCTGAGACGTGCCTGCTGCAGCGATTCTCCCGTCGGCCGGGTGATCCCTCGCACGACCGCGATCCCGGGAAGCTGGCTCACCCGCTGGGCCATCTGTTCCAGGTCGGCCAATGCCTGGGGCGTACGCAACTCGTTCGGGGACTGGATGATCAGGTACTGCGGAATGGCCGAGCTGATCGGGAAGTGATCCTCCAGGGCCGCATAACCCATGGAGCTCTCAGCGTGCGCGGGCAGCGCCTTGCGGTCGTCGTAGTTGTACTGGACCAGGGTCGCGCAACTGGCCAGCGCCGCAAGGACGACCAAACTAGCGGCCAGATGGGACCACGGCCGACGCACGATGCGTATGCCGGATCGTCGCCAGATCCGACTCGTGAGGTCACGGCGCGGGGCGATCCAGCCCCGGCGCCCGACCAACACCATCACGGCGGGCAACAGCGTCAGGGCAGCCAGCAAAGCGATGCCGATGGCGACCGCGAGTGCGGTACCGACGGTGGAGAACAGACCCAACTGAGCGAACATCATGCCCAAGAAAGTGACGGCCACCGTGGCGGCGGACGCGGCGATGACCTTGCCGATCGAGCCGAGTGCCTGTTCGACCGCGCGGTCGGATTCCAGTCCGTCGCGCAGATAGTCGTGATACCTGCTGATGAGGAAGACGGCGTAGTCGGTCCCGGCACCGGCCATCATGGCGGTCAGGAACACGACGGTCTGGTTGGAGATACCCATGCCCAGGTAGGCGAGGCCGGCGATCACCGATTGCGCGGTGATCAGCGACGCCCCGATGGTGAGCAGCGGGAGCAGCATCGTGACCGGGTTTCGGTAGATGATCAGCAGGATCACCAGAACCATCCCGATCGTGGCGATCTCGATGGCCGTCGTGTCGCGTTCGCCGATGTCGGTGAGATCGGCGACGGTCGCGGCGGGTCCCGTGAGGCTCGCGGTCAGCGAGGCGTCGTGCACGCTGTCTTTGACGATGTCGGCGACGCGGGTATAGGACGCGTATGACTGTGGCGAACCGACATCGCCCGCGATGCCGACCGGCAGGATCCAGGCCTTGCCGTCCTTGCTGGCCATGAACTCGCGCAGGGGAGGGGCGCTGATGAAGTCCTGCAGCATCACGACGTCCGTGTGGTTCTTGCGCAGATTGTCGACGAGCGTGCGGTAGGTCGCCTCGTCGGCCGGGCCCAGGCCCTTGTCGTTGCTGAGGACGACCAACAGCACGTTCTCTGAGCCGGATTCGTGAAACGCCTCTGTCATCTCGCGGGTGGCTACGGTGACGGGCGCGTGCGACGGCAGAATCGCGACCGGCCGTTGCTGCACCATCAGCGTCAACGACGGGAAGGTAAGGGGCAGTGCGGCCGCGATCGCCAGCCAGATTCCGACGACGAGCCACGGCCATCGCACGACCACTGAGCCGAGCCGGACGAACAGCGAAGAGTGTTCGGCCGTGCTCGTAGATTCTGTCTGCGACGGCACTTTACGATCCTACGGGCGAGCCGTGCGGCAGCGGTCGGCGCCGCGGTGGCGGTGAAATGATGTGTGCCCCGACCTCACCGATTGCTCGAAGACAGCCACCGCGTCTTGATCCGCCAGGAATGCGCGGACGCGAGTGCGAAGATCGCGCCGCAGCCACAGGCGAAAACCCATACCAGACGGCCGTTCTCGATGGGTTGCAGGGCTGGTACCAGCGAGGTGACGATGCGGGTCGCGCAGGCGAGCACGCCGCTGATCGAGGCGAACAGGTAGATGTTGGCGATCCGGCGTGATCTCGGATCCTTGCGCAGAATCAGCATGGCCCTGGCCCCGTAGCCCAGCAGATAGATCAAGGTGCCGCACAGGATGATCCAGTACACGCTGAGCCAGAAATCGGTGGGTACCTGGAAGAAGTCGGCACGGTACACCGCGGCGCCGTTGCCCATCGAGAAGGTGGCCAGCAGGACCGGGATGCAGATCGTGGCCGGGCGCTCGACGTACTGCTTGAACGAGCGCTGCATGGCGCTGTCGTCCTGGAGTCGGCCCAGGGAGTTGTAGACGATGGCCGATGCCGCCACGATGTAGCAGTCGTGCCCGATGTAGTCCTCGACGTTCCACTTGCCCGTCAGCTCGTACAGCACGTGCCCGATCGTTGCCGAGGCCCAGGGCGACATCAGCAGCACGGCCAGGCCCTGGAGCGCGATGTTCAGGGTGGCGGCCACCTCCCACCGGCACGACCAGGTGACTCTCCTGATCCACAGGCTCCAGAGGACGCAGGCCAGTGTGATGAGGATGAGTGTGGCGATGGACATAAGACTTTGCCTCGGACGGTGTTGCGGTTCAGCTGTGGTGCGGTTGCTTACAGCGGGGGAGCGTCGGAACGTAGGGTCAGTTCGGACATTCTCCTGGGCCGGTGAACGGCCGGTCGGACACGGGTGGCCGTGTCGGCGGGAGCCACCGTCACCGGCGACGATTCCATGTAGTGCCAGACCTCCTGACGGCTCATCAGCCCGAACCGGATCTGCAGGTCGGGGTAGCTGAGATGGAAGCGGTCGGCCACCTGCCGCAA from Mycobacterium sp. DL440 includes the following:
- a CDS encoding RND family transporter, with protein sequence MFVRLGSVVVRWPWLVVGIWLAIAAALPLTFPSLTLMVQQRPVAILPSHAPVTVATREMTEAFHESGSENVLLVVLSNDKGLGPADEATYRTLVDNLRKNHTDVVMLQDFISAPPLREFMASKDGKAWILPVGIAGDVGSPQSYASYTRVADIVKDSVHDASLTASLTGPAATVADLTDIGERDTTAIEIATIGMVLVILLIIYRNPVTMLLPLLTIGASLITAQSVIAGLAYLGMGISNQTVVFLTAMMAGAGTDYAVFLISRYHDYLRDGLESDRAVEQALGSIGKVIAASAATVAVTFLGMMFAQLGLFSTVGTALAVAIGIALLAALTLLPAVMVLVGRRGWIAPRRDLTSRIWRRSGIRIVRRPWSHLAASLVVLAALASCATLVQYNYDDRKALPAHAESSMGYAALEDHFPISSAIPQYLIIQSPNELRTPQALADLEQMAQRVSQLPGIAVVRGITRPTGESLQQARLSYQAGEVGTKLNDASTQINGRASDLNRLTDGADTLATSLLDVRTQVTRGVAGARGLVDALATMQKQVGGNATLKQIDSASKLVSSMRALGDSLDTNFADLTNGMPWIDPVLRGLDTSPVCLTDPACLEARGSLRRLAAARTDGTFDQIAALARDLRATDPMQSLDDTVKNLSAAIDTASRSMQSMGLSNPAQARSQLSTLQTGADTLADASQQIADGVSQLVTETKRMGSGLDEASAFLLNMKTDAASPPMSGFYVPAQILTQDEFRKAAATFISPDGHTARYLIQTDINPFGTEAMNLVNSIGDTARGALPNTALEGASVSIAGYPAMLRDTRDFYNHDIRLIIAITIAVVLLILVVLLRALVAPLYLIASVVISYLSALGIGVVMFQYVLGQQLHWSVPALTFIVLVAVGADYNLLLISRIRDESPNGVRSGVIRTVGSTGGVITAAGLIFAASMFGLLFASITTVVQAGFVVGVGILLDTFLVRTLTVPAIATLIGTANWWPSDFVTRQLDGLRGRLKVAAKRETEPGS
- a CDS encoding PE-PPE domain-containing protein → MPQGLLAGSFAVGLVAAGTVFGAGTASAESALIFGGARGPGIPWDQITNKVGRGYYPNANRRIVEYPAGMVYGRLPDKLWPGNDISTDSVGDSVDIGARNLKTALQDTPGQTVVVGNSEGALVLSEALARLSQDPGARAPEGVSFTLFGPPQSVTPFSHSVLSSLTPGTYVPLIDYTVRGPVESQYDTTLVVGEYDFIADFPDRPDNFLALANSLVALEYLHTETSYSSREDVPLQNVVVAVNSKGATQTTYFLPTKLLPLTRPLRDNGVPNELVDQLDGVLRPMVDAGYSRNDYPGAPATGIDPVARANVENWLREAGTGLAELPPQPALASQPTIKLSRTDQENVDKAVQGIQLSPTDQANIDKAVKDVKLSPTDQANMDNAAQQVKNLFPGIG
- a CDS encoding XRE family transcriptional regulator, producing MPRTDENGRQLKALLDYLLDGEVDAKAVYSALGVSSSTYYRRVKEADYPNAEELRQVADRFHLSYPDLQIRFGLMSRQEVWHYMESSPVTVAPADTATRVRPAVHRPRRMSELTLRSDAPPL